One genomic segment of Ricinus communis isolate WT05 ecotype wild-type chromosome 5, ASM1957865v1, whole genome shotgun sequence includes these proteins:
- the LOC8280101 gene encoding probable serine/threonine-protein kinase PBL15 yields MKDSSKQWKPFTANCCSAEDQTILGNFSRCKPSKSDFSKNLAPLPSFRRLSFSDLSRSSSLRINEDIAQSLGPDLFDFQLSELKAITQNFSSNYLLGEGGFGTVHKGYIDENLRQGLKAQAVAVKLLDIEGLQGHREWLAEVIFLGQLRHPNLVKLIGYCCEDEERLLVYEFMPRGSLENHLFKRGVSVSLPWGTRLKIAIGAAKGVAFLHGAENPVIYRDFKTSNVLLDSDFTAKLSDFGLAKMGPEGSDTHVTTRVMGTYGYAAPEYVSTGHLTTKSDVYSFGVVLLELLTGRRAMDKCRPKSEQNLIDWAKPYLTSSRRLRYIMDPRLAGQYSVKGAKQVALLALQCISMNPKDRPKMPAIVETLEALQTYKDMAVSCGQWPPSPKSKRNIGVSNQSRSLESRSSSYKKSSPVTQSKKV; encoded by the exons atgaaagattCATCAAAGCAATGGAAACCATTCACAGCTAATTGCTGTTCGGCTGAAGACCAAACAATCTTGGGCAATTTTAGTAGATGTAAGCCTTCTAAATCAGATTTCTCCAAGAATCTAGCTCCATTACCATCATTTAGACGACTCTCTTTCTCTGATCTAAGCCGATCCTCTTCTCTTCGTATTAATGAAGACATTGCACAGTCTTTGGGGCCTGACTTGTTCGATTTTCAACTGAGTGAGTTAAAAGCTATAACTCAGAATTTCTCGAGCAATTATTTGCTCGGTGAAGGTGGGTTTGGGACGGTTCACAAGGGTTACATTGATGAAAATTTGAGGCAAGGTTTGAAGGCTCAAGCTGTTGCTGTTAAGCTTCTTGACATTGAAGGATTGCAAGGACACCGAGAGTGGTTG GCAGAAGTAATATTCTTGGGGCAGCTTAGGCACCCAAATCTGGTAAAATTGATTGGCTATTGTTGCGAGGATGAAGAACGACTTCTTGTCTATGAGTTCATGCCTAGAGGCAGTTTAGAAAATCACTTGTTCAAAA GAGGAGTTTCGGTGTCATTACCATGGGGGACAAGGTTAAAGATAGCAATAGGAGCAGCAAAAGGGGTAGCCTTCTTGCACGGTGCTGAAAATCCTGTAATATATCGTGATTTCAAGACTTCCAATGTGTTGCTTGACTCT GATTTTACAGCTAAATTATCAGATTTTGGACTCGCAAAGATGGGACCTGAAGGATCAGATACACATGTTACTACCCGGGTTATGGGTACTTATGGATATGCTGCCCCAGAATATGTCTCAACAG GGCATTTAACAACGAAAAGTGACGTTTATAGCTTCGGAGTAGTGTTACTAGAGCTACTGACTGGAAGGAGAGCAATGGACAAGTGTAGACCAAAGAGTGAGCAAAACCTAATTGATTGGGCAAAACCATACTTGACCAGTAGCCGGAGACTGCGATACATTATGGATCCAAGGCTTGCTGGCCAGTACTCCGTCAAGGGAGCAAAGCAAGTCGCCCTTCTAGCACTGCAGTGCATAAGTATGAACCCTAAAGACAGGCCAAAAATGCCCGCCATTGTAGAGACACTTGAAGCTCTTCAAACGTACAAGGACATGGCTGTTTCATGTGGGCAATGGCCTCCATCACCTAAATCTAAGAGAAATATTGGAGTTTCAAACCAATCTAGATCACTTGAAAGCAGAAGTTCAAGTTATAAGAAATCCTCTCCTGTTACTCAAAGCAAGAAAGTATAA